One window of the Brettanomyces bruxellensis chromosome 1, complete sequence genome contains the following:
- the VPS4 gene encoding Vacuolar protein sorting-associated protein 4 encodes MSSTSEFLDKGVDLVKKAIEADSAARYDEAYKLYYNGLDYLMLALKYEKNPRSKETIRAKFTEYLTRAEQLKEHLDKKGQEDQTGEASASSGSVKAKKADANADGKDSDDSTDAETKKLRGALAGSIMTEKPDVKWSDVAGLDQAKDALKEAVILPVKFPQLFTGKRKPVSGILLYGPPGTGKSYLAKAVATEANSTFFSVSSSDLVSKWMGESERLVKQLFQMAREQKPSIIFIDEVDALCGPRGEGESEASRRIKTELLVQMNGVGTDSTGVLVLGATNIPWQLDPAIRRRFERRIYIPLPDAEARVEMFKLNIGDTPTTLTPQDYHTLAQLTDGYSGHDIAVVVKDALMEPVRKIQTATHFRKIEKSDSQDSNSSPRYQPCSPGAPGAVEMNWMELEGDQLQEPDLTMKDFIKAVKTNKPTVNKEELTRFVEFTNDFGSEGN; translated from the coding sequence atGTCCAGCACAAGCGAGTTTTTGGACAAAGGTGTGGATCTAGTGAAAAAAGCCATAGAGGCAGATAGTGCCGCCAGATATGACGAGGCTTACAAGCTATACTACAACGGATTGGACTACTTGATGCTCGCGCTGAAGTATGAGAAGAATCCCCGCTCTAAAGAAACGATACGTGCGAAATTTACAGAGTACTTGACGAGGGCCGAGCAGCTCAAGGAGCATTTGGATAAAAAAGGCCAGGAGGACCAAACTGGAGAGGCAAGTGCGTCATCCGGGTCGGTCAAGGCGAAAAAGGCAGATGCAAATGCCGACGGCAAGGATTCGGACGATAGCACAGATGCAGAAACGAAAAAACTTCGTGGTGCGTTGGCCGGATCGATCATGACAGAAAAACCAGACGTGAAATGGAGTGATGTTGCCGGTCTCGACCAGGCCAAGGATGCATTAAAGGAGGCGGTGATCTTGCCCGTGAAATTCCCGCAACTATTCACCGGGAAGCGGAAACCGGTGAGTGGAATTCTCTTGTACGGCCCACCGGGAACGGGAAAGTCGTATTTGGCCAAAGCTGTGGCCACAGAGGCCAACTCGACCTTTTTCTCGGTCTCGTCGTCCGATTTGGTCAGTAAATGGATGGGTGAGTCCGAAAGATTGGTGAAGCAATTGTTCCAAATGGCTCGCGAGCAAAAACCttccatcatcttcatcgaTGAAGTTGATGCCTTGTGCGGACCCAGGGGGGAGGGAGAGAGCGAAGCTTCTAGAAGGATAAAAACCGAGCTCTTGGTCCAGATGAACGGTGTCGGAACTGATTCCACCGGCGTTTTGGTTCTTGGTGCCACCAACATTCCCTGGCAACTCGATCCGGCCATCCGGAGACGTTTCGAACGCCGAATTTACATCCCACTCCCCGATGCCGAGGCCCGGGTCGAGATGTTTAAGCTCAATATTGGTGACACACCCACAACTTTGACGCCGCAGGATTATCACACCCTTGCACAACTTACAGACGGCTATTCGGGCCATGATATCGCCGTTGTGGTCAAGGATGCGTTGATGGAGCCTGTGCGGAAGATCCAGACCGCCACACACTTCCGTAAAATAGAGAAATCAGACTCTCAAGACTCGAATTCAAGCCCAAGATACCAGCCTTGCTCTCCTGGTGCACCTGGGGCTGTCGAAATGAACTGGATGGAGTTAGAAGGAGATCAGTTGCAGGAGCCTGATCTCACCATGAAGGATTTCATAAAGGCTGTCAAGACCAACAAGCCAACTGTCAATAAAGAGGAGCTCACGAGGTTTGTTGAGTTCACCAACGATTTTGGTTCCGAGGGAAATTAG
- a CDS encoding uncharacterized protein (BUSCO:EOG092630MJ) yields MSKDDSKFLFTYEKVLKDQVLRKLSAKSSGSKSHVDLYGLKDEQTEIYKILENTVKYHEGKSVLIVGPRGVGKTTLVNNCLLDLDRKYGGAFLVIHLSGLFERDDKAAIREIARQFDWIMGAKSIKSRLSERYDDFEDGKRGDYEVIDENLQAQGNEQSAGFEKVSANATMNTIMSLLDRSKLEDGGDPAYNEDDEKAGVLSEQIPIIFVIDEIDKYAGDSKQTLLYNLFDMAQSSSTPASDESQNGQKMNPKAAGSALTVIGVTTKATMREQLEKRVRSRFSQRVLQINKLRTLTEFSKCVYTMLKIEKQPGEPELEKCIDEYNKRIENLVFQNGNAVRKAIVENFYTIKDLNALKNSLAVVVRYGLFDRKNEFFDPENGGLELYNNRNLAVLDSLSELELKLLISCARVKAKSSSDRINFNVAWEEYIKVASSRMKTLNTHLETMGVSFGSNGGEGSFMRSRELMLSCWEMLARAGAIGEPMRQINGINASSYTGGEFNRVYACDLELNEIMKHFKEDRFGEATDYSWVESWCRI; encoded by the coding sequence ATGAGTAAAGACGATTcgaaatttttatttacatATGAAAAAGTTCTTAAAGATCAAGTTCTTCGGAAACTTTCAGCCAAAAGTAGTGGATCTAAGTCGCATGTTGATCTATATGGCCTAAAGGATGAACAAAcagaaatatataaaattcTAGAGAACACTGTGAAATATCACGAAGGGAAGTCTGTGCTAATAGTTGGGCCCCGGGGTGTTGGAAAAACAACTCTTGTAAATAATTGTCTTCTAGATCTCGATCGAAAATATGGTGGTGCATTTCTGGTTATTCATCTAAGCGGACTCTTTGAAAGGGATGATAAGGCTGCAATCAGGGAAATAGCAAGACAATTCGACTGGATAATGGGCgcaaaaagcataaaaagtCGATTGAGTGAACGATACGATGATTTTGAGGATGGAAAAAGGGGAGATTACGAAGTGATCGATGAAAATCTCCAAGCACAGGGAAATGAACAAAGTGCAGGATTCGAAAAGGTGTCTGCAAACGCAACAATGAATACGATAATGTCGCTATTGGACAGATCAAAGCTTGAGGATGGAGGAGACCCTGCTtataatgaagatgacgaAAAGGCAGGTGTTTTATCCGAACAAATTCCAATCATATTTGTCATAGACGAAATTGATAAATACGCAGGAGACTCCAAGCAAACTTTATTGTACAATCTTTTTGACATGGCACAGTCATCATCGACCCCAGCTAGTGATGAAAGTCAGAATggacaaaaaatgaatccGAAAGCTGCAGGTTCTGCACTAACTGTGATAGGTGTTACAACTAAGGCAACCATGAGAGAACAGCTTGAGAAAAGGGTGCGAAGCCGTTTCAGCCAGCGGGTTCTTCAGATAAACAAACTTAGAACGCTCACGGAATTCAGTAAATGTGTTTACACGATgttaaaaattgaaaaacaGCCCGGAGAGCCGGAGTTGGAAAAATGCATCGATGAGTACAACAAGCGAATCGAAAATTTGGTCTTTCAGAACGGAAACGCTGTCAGAAAAGCTATTGTGGAGAATTTCTACACCATCAAAGATTTGAATGCACTAAAGAACAGCCTGGCAGTAGTTGTAAGATACGGATTATTCGACAGAAAAAACGAATTCTTCGATCCAGAAAATGGAGGACTAGAGTTGTATAACAACCGCAACCTTGCTGTTCTCGATTCGTTAAGTGAGTTGGAGTTGAAGCTATTGATTTCTTGTGCGAGAGTTAAGGCGAAAAGCTCTAGTGATAGAATAAATTTCAATGTTGCGTGGGAAGAATACATAAAAGTAGCATCGTCACGGATGAAGACCTTGAATACGCATTTGGAGACTATGGGTGTAAGTTTTGGATCCAATGGTGGTGAAGGCAGTTTTATGCGCAGTAGAGAACTCATGTTGAGCTGTTGGGAGATGTTAGCACGTGCCGGAGCAATTGGTGAGCCTATGAGGCAGATAAATGGAATAAACGCTTCTTCATATACCGGTGGAGAATTCAATCGAGTGTACGCATGTGATCTTGAACTAAATGAGATAATGAAGCACTTTAAGGAAGATCGATTTGGAGAAGCCACTGACTATAGCTGGGTCGAGAGCTGGTGTCGGATCTAA
- the NMA1 gene encoding Nicotinamide/nicotinic acid mononucleotide adenylyltransferase 1, whose protein sequence is MFEMALDDIRDSTKFEVVGGYYSPVSDNYSKPGLAPSVHRVRMCELACERTSSWLMVDAWESLQPRYTRTALVLDHFNYEINIKRGGIFKAGSTTQKIGAKIMLLAGGDLIESMGEPNVWADRDLHHILGNYGCLIVERTGSDVRSFLLSHDIMYEHRKNILVIKQLIYNDISSTKVRLFIRRHMSVRYLLPNSVIRYIQEHHLYVNDKEPVKVVLNK, encoded by the coding sequence ATGTTTGAAATGGCCCTCGATGACATTCGCGATTCAACCAAGTTTGAAGTTGTTGGTGGATACTATAGTCCTGTTTCCGACAATTACAGTAAACCTGGACTGGCACCATCTGTTCACAGAGTTCGTATGTGCGAACTTGCATGTGAGCGGACATCTTCATGGCTTATGGTTGATGCTTGGGAATCTCTTCAACCACGTTACACACGAACTGCCTTAGTTCTGGATCATTTCAActatgaaataaatattaagCGCGGAGGAATCTTCAAGGCCGGAAGTACAACCCAGAAAATAGGGGCAAAGATCATGCTTCTCGCTGGTGGTGACTTGATAGAGTCTATGGGCGAGCCAAATGTGTGGGCAGATAGGGATCTGCACCATATATTAGGTAATTATGGATGTCTTATTGTTGAAAGAACTGGTTCTGATGTTAGATCATTCCTTCTATCGCACGATATAATGTACGAAcacagaaaaaatattttggtCATTAAGCAACTGATATATAATGATATTAGTTCCACGAAAGTCCGTTTGTTTATTCGTCGTCATATGAGTGTGCGATATCTTCTCCCTAATAGTGTGATACGATACATTCAGGAGCATCACCTTTATGTGAATGATAAGGAACCTGTGAAAGTTGTGTTGAACAAATAA
- the GLR1 gene encoding Glutathione reductase (BUSCO:EOG09262H1X), with protein sequence MLRAMKTHYQYLVIGGGSGGVASARRAASYGASALVIESKAMGGTCVNVGCVPKKVMWYASDISQKIQIARDYGFPKVDPAFAKTFDWPTYKTKRDAYVKKLNGIYERNMTKEKVDYVYGLASFTKDGKVSVVDKEDPSKVSTYTADNILVATGGKAVLPTKIPGWELGMNSDGLFDLKERPKRVMMVGSGFISVEFSGFFHLLGSETHTVIRKQHVLTKFDEIIQNTITDYYVKEGVNIHKGTSVAKVEKLEDGSKKVTLENGETVVVDALFWCIGRNSLIDMHPENIGLNLDSKGRIVVDGYQRTNVPNVYSLGDVVGHLQLTPVAIATGRKLANRLFGPEKFKTQKMDFTNVPTAVFSHPEVGAIGLTEKQAKEKYGEENIKIYTSRFNAMAYAMTEHKSPTAYKLVCLKPENEKIIGMHIVGDGSSEIMQGFGVAIKMGATKADFDSCVAIHPTSAEELVTMK encoded by the coding sequence ATGCTTAGAGCAATGAAAACacattatcaatatttaGTTATTGGAGGAGGATCAGGAGGTGTCGCCTCAGCAAGAAGAGCTGCCAGTTATGGTGCCTCCGCTTTAGTGATTGAGTCAAAGGCAATGGGAGGAACATGTGTGAATGTTGGTTGTGTTCCCAAGAAAGTCATGTGGTATGCATCCGATATTTCTCAGAAAATACAGATCGCTAGGGATTACGGCTTCCCAAAGGTCGACCCAGCTTTTGCAAAAACTTTTGACTGGCCTACGTACAAGACGAAGAGAGATGCTTACgttaagaaattgaacGGAATTTACGAAAGAAACATGACCAAGGAGAAAGTCGATTATGTTTATGGTCTTGCTTCCTTTACAAAGGATGGTAAAGTTAGTGTTGTTGACAAAGAAGATCCATCGAAAGTTTCTACATACACGGCAGATAACATCCTAGTTGCTACTGGTGGAAAGGCAGTGCTACCAACTAAAATTCCAGGATGGGAGCTTGGAATGAATTCTGATGGTTTGTTTGATTTGAAGGAAAGACCAAAAAGAGTTATGATGGTTGGTTCTGGCTTTATTAGCGTTGAGTTTAGTGGATTCTTCCATTTACTAGGCAGCGAAACACATACAGTTATCAGAAAACAACACGTTTTGACAAAATTTGATGAGATTATTCAGAATACCATTACTGATTATTATGTGAAAGAGGGCGTGAACATTCACAAAGGCACAAGTGTGGCTAAGGTGGAGAAACTTGAGGATGGATCGAAGAAGGTGACACTTGAAAACGGCGAAACAGTTGTTGTTGACGCTTTGTTCTGGTGTATTGGAAGAAATTCCTTGATTGATATGCATCCAGAGAACATTGGACTCAATTTGGACAGCAAGGGAAgaattgttgttgatggGTATCAGAGAACAAATGTGCCAAACGTTTATTCGTTAGGTGACGTTGTTGGTCACTTACAGCTTACACCAGTCGCAATTGCTACCGGAAGGAAGCTTGCCAATAGATTATTTGGTCCCGAAAAGTTTAAAACTCAGAAGATGGACTTTACAAACGTTCCAACTGCTGTCTTTTCTCATCCGGAGGTTGGAGCTATTGGCTTGACAGAAAAGCAAGCTAAGGAGAAATATGGTGAGGAGAACATTAAGATCTACACGTCGAGATTTAACGCGATGGCATATGCTATGACAGAGCATAAATCTCCAACTGCTTACAAACTCGTTTGCTTGAAACCAGAGAACGAAAAGATTATTGGTATGCACATTGTCGGTGACGGTTCATCCGAAATCATGCAAGGATTCGGTGTTGCCATTAAGATGGGTGCTACTAAGGCCGATTTCGATAGTTGCGTAGCTATCCATCCAACCTCTGCTGAGGAGTTAGTCACaatgaaatga
- a CDS encoding uncharacterized protein (BUSCO:EOG09261M78) has translation MSEDLMLKKAEELKKKGNDQLKKKDYDKAIDFYTQAIEIKPTSVFYSNRAQANIKKENFGLALNDANDAIKLNPQYLKGYYRRAVAYSGMIEYKNSLKDIKHVLSKAPNDKNAKKLEKNLEKMIRQIRFEQAIQVEEDRSILDQLDFANMLDEKNDSSNRLPELDIHITKEAKRQKVSVDMTFDYIEKMVKLFKDGKTLPKKHAYAIVSATAELFRNEKALVELSLPGDENAKKNCRSATAKKITVCGDTHGQFYDVLNIFGKFGKVSPEHTYLFNGDFVDRGSWSCEVAFLLYSLKLLYPDNLFIDRGNHETDDMNQVYGFQGEVKAKYTDRLFRCFSESFNCLPYSTLIGHQYLVMHGGLFSSDDVTLDDIRNIDRFKHRQPPKEGLEMELLWTDPQPAEGRSPSKRGIGLQFGPDVTKKFCEKNDLKMIIRSHEVRIGGYEIEHEGKLATVFSAPHYCDSETNLGAVMNVTFGSDLKYHEEFDTFEAVPHPDIPPMAYCQDRLGF, from the coding sequence ATGTCTGAAGATCTTATGTTAAAGAAGGCTGAAGAACTGAAGAAAAAGGGGAATGAtcagttgaagaaaaaagactACGATAAAGCCATCGACTTTTACACGCAAGCTATAGAAATTAAGCCAACATCCGTCTTTTACTCAAATAGAGCACAGGCAAATATTAAGAAGGAGAACTTTGGGCTTGCGTTAAACGATGCAAATGATGctattaaattaaatccACAGTATCTGAAAGGATATTATAGACGAGCCGTTGCTTATAGTGGAATGATTGAGTATAAGAACTCACTTAAAGATATAAAACACGTTCTTTCTAAGGCTCCAAACGATAAAAACGCAAAGAAGCTGGAAAAGAATTTGGAGAAGATGATCAGGCAGATACGGTTTGAGCAAGCTATACAGGTGGAGGAGGATCGCTCAATTTTGGACCAGCTAGATTTTGCTAATATgttggatgaaaaaaacgATAGTAGCAATAGATTGCCTGAACTAGACATTCATATTACGAAAGAGGCCAAGAGGCAAAAGGTTAGCGTTGATATGACCTTCGATTACATTGAGAAAATGGTCAAATTGTTTAAGGATGGGAAGACACTTCCAAAAAAACACGCATATGCTATTGTTTCAGCTACGGCCGAATTGTTCAGAAATGAGAAAGCACTTGTTGAACTCAGCCTTCCCGGAGATGagaatgcaaagaaaaattgtaGATCCGCGACTGCGAAAAAGATAACTGTTTGTGGAGATACACACGGACAATTTTACGATGTTTTAAACATATTCGGGAAGTTCGGTAAGGTGAGTCCAGAGCACACATACCTATTCAACGGTGATTTCGTTGACAGAGGCTCTTGGTCCTGTGAAGTTGCCTTTTTGCTTTACAGCTTGAAACTTCTCTATCCTGACAACCTCTTTATTGATCGTGGAAATCACGAGACTGATGATATGAATCAGGTGTACGGGTTCCAAGGTGAGGTTAAGGCAAAATACACAGACAGACTTTTCCGGTGCTTCTCAGAGTCATTTAACTGTCTTCCATACTCCACGCTGATTGGACACCAGTATCTTGTGATGCATGGCGGTCTTTTCAGTTCTGATGACGTGACTTTGGACGATATTCGTAATATTGATAGGTTTAAACACAGACAACCACCTAAAGAGGGTCTTGAGATGGAGTTGTTGTGGACTGATCCTCAACCAGCCGAAGGAAGATCACCCTCTAAGAGAGGAATCGGCCTTCAGTTTGGTCCGGATGTTACGAAGAAGTTTTGCGAGAAGAAtgatttgaagatgattaTTAGATCACATGAAGTGAGAATAGGAGGTTATGAGATAGAGCATGAGGGTAAGCTTGCAACAGTTTTTAGCGCTCCTCATTACTGTGACTCAGAGACAAACTTAGGTGCTGTGATGAATGTCACTTTTGGAAGTGACCTCAAGTATCACGAAGAATTCGATACATTTGAAGCTGTTCCTCATCCGGACATCCCTCCTATGGCATATTGCCAGGATAGACTTGGATTCTGA